In the genome of Pseudomonas bubulae, one region contains:
- a CDS encoding carboxylate/amino acid/amine transporter: MGYLLIVTLIQAFSFSLIGEYLAGHVDSYFAVLVRVVLAGLVFIPLTRWRQVEPGFMRGMLLIGALQFGVTYVCLYLSFRVLTVPEVLLFTILTPLHVTLIEDAINRRFNPWALVAALVAVMGAAVIRFDTISPEFFKGFLLLQLGNFTYAAGQVMYRHLVARYPSDLPHYRRFGYFYLGALAVVLPAFVLFGKADFWPEAPLQWGVLVFLGLVSTALGLYWWNKGACMVSGATLAVMNNVHVPVGLFFSLLIWNQHEPLGRLFLGGLVILIAVWISRLDRRAVTV; encoded by the coding sequence ATGGGCTATCTGTTAATTGTTACCCTGATTCAGGCGTTTTCATTCAGCCTGATTGGCGAGTATCTGGCGGGGCACGTCGACAGTTACTTTGCGGTACTGGTGCGTGTGGTACTGGCGGGGCTGGTATTTATTCCGCTCACACGCTGGCGTCAGGTCGAACCCGGTTTCATGCGCGGCATGCTGTTGATCGGGGCGCTGCAGTTCGGTGTCACCTACGTCTGTCTGTACTTGAGTTTTCGAGTGCTTACGGTTCCGGAGGTGTTGTTGTTCACCATCCTGACCCCCCTGCACGTGACCCTAATCGAGGATGCAATCAACCGCCGTTTCAACCCGTGGGCGCTTGTTGCGGCACTGGTCGCCGTTATGGGGGCTGCGGTCATTCGTTTTGACACCATCAGCCCCGAATTTTTCAAGGGCTTCCTGCTCCTGCAACTGGGCAACTTCACTTATGCCGCCGGTCAGGTGATGTACCGGCATCTGGTCGCCCGCTACCCGAGCGATTTGCCGCATTACCGGCGCTTCGGTTACTTCTATCTGGGTGCGCTGGCTGTGGTACTGCCTGCTTTTGTGTTGTTCGGCAAAGCCGATTTCTGGCCTGAAGCCCCCTTGCAGTGGGGAGTGCTGGTGTTTCTGGGGCTGGTCTCCACTGCACTTGGCCTGTATTGGTGGAACAAGGGCGCTTGCATGGTCAGTGGCGCGACCCTGGCGGTCATGAACAACGTGCATGTGCCGGTGGGTCTGTTTTTCAGCCTGTTGATCTGGAATCAACACGAGCCTCTGGGGCGGTTGTTCCTGGGCGGGCTGGTGATATTGATTGCCGTCTGGATAAGCCGGCTAGACCGCAGGGCTGTGACGGTCTAA
- a CDS encoding peptidylprolyl isomerase yields the protein MLKKIALAAGALLFAANLMAAETAKAPHVVLDTSFGKIEIELDPVKAPISTDNFLKYVDSGFYNNTIFHRVIPGFMVQGGGFTSQMVQKQTRDPIKNEASNGLHNVRGTLSMARTSNPNSATSQFFINVADNAFLDPGRDAGYAVFAKVVNGMDVVDQIVNSQTTTKQGMQNVPIDPVLIKSAKRID from the coding sequence ATGCTTAAAAAAATTGCTCTTGCCGCTGGCGCCCTGCTGTTCGCTGCCAACCTTATGGCGGCTGAAACTGCCAAAGCGCCTCACGTGGTACTGGATACCAGCTTTGGCAAGATCGAAATCGAACTGGACCCGGTCAAGGCTCCGATCAGCACTGACAACTTCCTCAAGTATGTCGACAGCGGCTTTTACAACAACACCATTTTTCACCGCGTGATCCCGGGTTTCATGGTGCAAGGTGGTGGTTTTACGTCGCAGATGGTGCAAAAACAGACCCGCGACCCGATCAAGAACGAAGCCAGCAACGGCTTGCATAACGTTCGCGGGACCCTGTCGATGGCACGCACGTCGAACCCGAACTCGGCCACCAGTCAATTCTTCATCAACGTGGCAGACAATGCGTTTCTGGACCCGGGCCGTGATGCCGGTTACGCCGTTTTTGCCAAGGTAGTAAATGGCATGGATGTTGTTGACCAGATCGTCAACTCGCAAACCACCACCAAACAAGGCATGCAAAATGTGCCCATCGATCCGGTCCTGATCAAGTCGGCCAAGCGTATCGACTGA
- a CDS encoding GNAT family N-acetyltransferase: MPLQRLDSLSTIPAHEWDALVPVAQPFLRHAFLTTLEDSASLGPHSGWQPEHLLHYENGQLQAALPSYRKWHSYGEYVFDHEWAQACERAGIEYYPKLLAAVPFSPVSGPRLLAARAEDGLELLAALPGYLQIEGLSSAHINFTDLLADTALAQQPGWMQRLGCQFHWQNRGYRDFQDFLDALSSRKRKQMRKEREQVAGQGFEFEWLEGQQVSEAQWDFVYACYANTYAVRRQTPYLTRDFFSLLAERMPESIRVVLAKQGSTPVAMAFSLIGGDSLYGRYWGCLGEFDRLHFETCFYQGMDYAIAHGIRRFDAGAQGEHKLIRGFEPVITHSWHYLRHQGLKAAVSDFLQRERVGVLAYAEEARSALPYRQA; the protein is encoded by the coding sequence ATGCCGCTTCAACGACTCGACAGCCTGTCCACCATCCCCGCCCATGAATGGGATGCGCTGGTGCCGGTGGCCCAGCCTTTTTTGCGCCATGCCTTTCTCACTACCCTGGAAGACAGTGCCAGCCTGGGCCCGCATTCAGGCTGGCAGCCCGAGCATTTACTGCATTATGAAAATGGGCAGTTGCAGGCGGCGTTGCCCAGTTATCGAAAATGGCATTCCTACGGTGAGTACGTGTTCGATCACGAGTGGGCGCAAGCCTGTGAGCGGGCAGGTATCGAGTACTACCCCAAGCTGCTTGCGGCAGTACCGTTCAGTCCGGTCAGCGGCCCCCGGTTGTTGGCCGCCCGTGCCGAGGACGGGCTTGAGCTGCTGGCGGCCTTGCCCGGTTATCTGCAGATCGAAGGGTTGTCCAGCGCCCATATCAATTTCACCGACCTGCTCGCCGATACGGCGCTGGCGCAACAACCCGGCTGGATGCAACGGCTGGGTTGTCAGTTTCACTGGCAGAACCGCGGGTACCGGGACTTTCAGGATTTTCTCGATGCCCTGAGCTCACGCAAGCGCAAACAGATGCGCAAAGAGCGTGAGCAAGTGGCAGGGCAGGGGTTTGAGTTTGAGTGGCTGGAAGGCCAGCAGGTGAGTGAAGCGCAATGGGATTTTGTCTACGCCTGCTACGCCAACACCTATGCTGTGCGACGGCAAACGCCGTATCTGACCCGGGATTTCTTCAGCCTGCTGGCCGAGCGCATGCCCGAATCGATTCGCGTGGTGCTGGCCAAACAGGGTTCGACCCCGGTTGCGATGGCGTTCAGCCTGATCGGCGGCGACAGTCTCTATGGTCGCTACTGGGGATGTCTTGGCGAGTTTGACCGCCTGCATTTCGAGACGTGTTTCTACCAGGGCATGGATTACGCTATCGCCCACGGTATCAGGCGTTTTGATGCCGGTGCTCAGGGCGAGCACAAGCTGATTCGCGGCTTTGAACCGGTGATCACACACTCATGGCATTACCTGCGCCATCAGGGCTTGAAGGCGGCCGTAAGTGACTTTTTGCAGCGTGAGCGGGTCGGTGTGCTGGCGTATGCTGAAGAGGCGAGGTCGGCGCTGCCATATCGGCAGGCCTGA
- a CDS encoding alpha/beta hydrolase: MTVRVLILPGLFNSGTEHWQSHWEQRYSGLHRVKQDNWETPACVDWVQNLHKKITKSERPVVLVGHSLACTLIARWAQQHPKEARRVRGALLVAPSDTEADSYPAGTSGFSPMPLNTLPFDAITVASTNDPYVTRERAEAFSQAWGSELVWLENAGHINGEGGYGTWPQGIELLFKLTGDPQFKHA, from the coding sequence ATGACAGTCAGGGTGTTGATCTTGCCGGGCCTGTTCAATTCAGGAACAGAGCATTGGCAATCTCACTGGGAGCAGCGCTACAGCGGTTTGCATCGGGTCAAGCAGGACAATTGGGAAACCCCCGCCTGTGTTGACTGGGTGCAGAACCTGCATAAAAAAATCACCAAGAGCGAGCGCCCCGTAGTGCTGGTGGGTCACAGCCTGGCGTGTACGCTGATAGCCCGCTGGGCCCAGCAGCACCCCAAGGAGGCAAGGCGGGTGCGCGGGGCGTTGCTGGTGGCGCCCAGTGATACCGAGGCCGACAGCTACCCGGCCGGGACCTCAGGCTTTAGCCCCATGCCGCTCAATACCCTGCCTTTTGATGCCATCACCGTAGCCAGCACCAACGACCCCTATGTCACCCGCGAGCGGGCCGAGGCCTTCAGCCAGGCCTGGGGGAGTGAACTGGTATGGTTGGAGAATGCCGGGCATATCAATGGCGAAGGTGGCTATGGCACCTGGCCGCAGGGCATCGAGTTGTTGTTCAAACTCACTGGCGACCCGCAGTTCAAGCACGCCTGA
- a CDS encoding LysR family transcriptional regulator — protein MKAPRVTLDQWRTLQAVVDHGGFAQAAEVLHRSQSSVSYTVARMQDQLGVPLLRIDGRKAVLTEAGGVLLRRSRQLVKQASQLEDLAHHMEQGWEAEVRLVVDAAYPNARLVRALTAFMPQSRGCRVRLREEVLSGVEEVLLEGVADLAISSFNIPGYLGTELSTVEFVAVAHPDHPLHRLQRELHFQDLESQLQVVIRDSGRQQPRDVGWLGSEQRWTVGSLATAAAFVGSGLGFAWLPRHMIERELKEGLLKPLPLNQGGNRHPVFFLYANKDKPLGPATQILVELLRTFDTAPLEAPFAAPQQA, from the coding sequence GTGAAAGCGCCCCGCGTGACCCTTGATCAATGGCGCACCTTGCAGGCTGTGGTCGACCACGGAGGCTTCGCACAAGCCGCTGAAGTTCTCCACCGCTCACAGTCGTCTGTCAGCTATACCGTGGCCCGCATGCAGGACCAGCTCGGCGTGCCGCTGCTGCGCATCGACGGACGCAAGGCGGTGCTGACAGAAGCCGGTGGCGTGTTGCTGCGTCGCTCCCGGCAACTGGTCAAGCAGGCCAGCCAGCTCGAAGACCTTGCCCATCATATGGAGCAAGGCTGGGAAGCCGAGGTGCGCCTGGTCGTCGACGCAGCCTACCCCAACGCCCGGTTGGTGCGCGCCCTGACCGCTTTTATGCCGCAAAGCCGGGGCTGTCGCGTACGTCTGCGTGAAGAGGTTCTTTCCGGCGTCGAGGAAGTGCTGCTCGAAGGCGTGGCTGACCTGGCCATCAGCAGCTTCAATATTCCCGGCTACCTGGGTACCGAGTTGAGCACCGTGGAGTTTGTCGCCGTGGCCCATCCCGACCACCCGTTGCATCGCCTGCAACGCGAGTTGCATTTCCAGGACCTCGAAAGCCAGTTACAAGTGGTGATTCGTGACTCCGGGCGCCAGCAACCACGCGACGTTGGCTGGCTGGGCTCCGAGCAGCGCTGGACCGTCGGCAGCCTGGCCACGGCGGCTGCCTTTGTGGGCAGCGGGCTGGGGTTTGCCTGGTTGCCACGGCACATGATCGAGCGCGAGCTCAAGGAAGGTCTCCTCAAGCCGTTGCCGCTCAACCAGGGCGGCAATCGTCACCCGGTGTTTTTCCTGTACGCCAACAAGGACAAACCCCTGGGCCCGGCAACTCAAATCCTTGTCGAATTGTTGCGAACTTTCGACACGGCACCGCTCGAGGCACCTTTCGCCGCACCGCAGCAAGCGTGA
- a CDS encoding FMN-dependent NADH-azoreductase, with protein MSNVLIIESSARQQGSFSRQLTQQFISQWQAAHPTDQVTVRDLALHPVPHLDANLLGGWMKPEAQRSADEHASLKRSDELTDELLAADVLVLAAPMYNFAIPSTLKAWLDHVLRAGVTFKYTETGPQGLLTGKKAYVLTARGGLYAGSTSDHQEPYLRQVMAFVGIHDVTFIHAEGMNLGGDFQEKGLNQAKARLSAIA; from the coding sequence ATGTCCAATGTTCTGATCATTGAAAGTAGCGCCCGCCAGCAAGGCTCGTTTTCCCGTCAGTTGACCCAGCAGTTCATCAGCCAGTGGCAAGCAGCCCATCCGACCGATCAGGTCACCGTTCGCGACCTTGCCCTGCACCCGGTACCGCACCTTGATGCCAACCTGTTGGGTGGCTGGATGAAGCCCGAAGCACAACGCAGTGCAGACGAGCACGCCTCCCTCAAGCGCTCCGATGAGTTGACCGACGAGTTGCTGGCCGCTGATGTACTGGTGCTGGCGGCGCCCATGTACAACTTTGCGATACCGAGCACGCTCAAGGCCTGGCTGGACCACGTATTGCGCGCCGGGGTGACCTTCAAGTACACCGAAACCGGTCCACAGGGGCTTTTGACCGGCAAGAAAGCATACGTGTTGACGGCTCGCGGCGGGCTATATGCGGGTAGCACCTCGGACCATCAGGAACCATATCTGCGTCAGGTCATGGCCTTTGTCGGCATTCACGATGTGACCTTTATCCATGCCGAAGGGATGAACCTGGGCGGTGACTTCCAGGAGAAAGGTTTGAATCAGGCCAAGGCCAGGTTGTCTGCCATCGCGTAG
- a CDS encoding ABC transporter ATP-binding protein: protein MLYRRFEQLIDIFREAPTPAPPSTVWAFYLYYLRQVWPVFAALLVVGLIAALIEVSLFSYLSTLIDLTQGTPNTDFFKVHSGELIWMAVVALIIRPVFFGLHDLLVHQTLSPSMTSMIRWQNHSYVLKQSLNFFQNDFAGRIAQRIMQTGNSLRDSAVQAVDALWHVLIYAISSLVLFAEADWRLMIPLLTWILCYVGALYYFVPRVKERSVVSSDARSKLMGRIVDGYTNITTLKLFAHTNFEQQYAREAIIEQTEKTRLASRVVTSMDVAITSLNGLLIVSTSGLALWLWSQSLISVGAIALATGLVIRIVNMSGWIMWVVNGIFENIGMVQDGLETIAQPVAVTDRDQAPRLIVNRGEVRFEHVDFHYGKRSGIISDLNLVIKPGEKIGLIGPSGAGKSTLVNLLLRLYDLQGGRILIDDQNIAEVTQESLREQIGMITQDTSLLHRSIRDNLLYGKPDATDEELWEAVRKARADEFIPLLSDAQGRTGFDAHVGERGVKLSGGQRQRIAIARVLLKNAPILIMDEATSALDSEVEAAIQESLETLMQGKTVIAIAHRLSTIARMDRLVVLENGRIAESGTHSELLAKGGLYSRLWQHQTGGFVGID from the coding sequence ATGCTCTATCGTCGCTTCGAACAACTGATCGATATTTTTCGCGAAGCCCCCACTCCGGCTCCGCCCAGCACTGTCTGGGCATTTTATCTCTACTACCTGCGCCAGGTCTGGCCCGTGTTTGCCGCCTTGCTGGTGGTCGGGCTGATCGCGGCACTGATCGAAGTATCGCTTTTCAGCTACTTGAGCACGCTGATCGACCTGACCCAGGGCACGCCCAATACTGACTTTTTCAAGGTCCACAGCGGTGAGCTGATCTGGATGGCCGTGGTCGCACTGATCATCCGCCCGGTGTTCTTCGGCCTGCATGACCTGCTGGTGCACCAGACCCTGAGCCCCAGCATGACCAGCATGATCCGCTGGCAAAACCACAGTTATGTACTCAAGCAAAGCCTCAACTTTTTCCAGAACGATTTTGCCGGGCGCATCGCCCAGCGCATCATGCAAACCGGCAACTCCCTGCGTGATTCGGCGGTACAGGCCGTCGATGCGCTGTGGCACGTCCTGATCTATGCCATCAGCTCGCTGGTGCTGTTTGCCGAAGCCGACTGGCGCCTGATGATCCCCCTGCTGACCTGGATCCTGTGCTATGTCGGGGCCTTGTATTACTTCGTACCACGGGTCAAGGAACGCTCGGTGGTATCTTCTGATGCACGCTCCAAACTGATGGGCCGCATCGTCGACGGCTATACCAACATCACCACCCTCAAATTGTTCGCCCACACAAACTTTGAGCAGCAGTACGCGCGCGAAGCCATTATCGAGCAAACCGAAAAAACCCGACTGGCCAGTCGCGTGGTCACCAGCATGGACGTGGCAATCACCAGCCTGAATGGCCTGCTGATCGTCAGCACCAGCGGCCTGGCGCTGTGGCTGTGGAGCCAGTCGCTGATCAGCGTCGGCGCAATTGCCCTGGCCACCGGCCTGGTGATTCGTATCGTCAACATGTCCGGCTGGATCATGTGGGTGGTCAACGGCATTTTTGAAAATATCGGCATGGTTCAGGACGGCCTGGAGACCATCGCCCAACCTGTCGCCGTGACTGACCGCGACCAGGCTCCACGCTTGATCGTCAACCGTGGCGAAGTGCGTTTTGAACACGTTGACTTCCACTACGGCAAGCGCAGCGGGATCATCAGCGACCTCAACCTGGTAATTAAACCCGGTGAAAAAATCGGCCTGATCGGCCCTTCCGGTGCCGGCAAGTCAACCCTGGTGAACCTGTTGTTGCGCTTGTATGACCTACAAGGCGGTCGCATCCTGATCGACGATCAAAACATCGCCGAAGTGACGCAGGAAAGCTTACGCGAACAGATCGGAATGATTACCCAGGACACCTCGCTGCTGCATCGTTCGATCCGCGACAATTTGCTGTACGGCAAGCCGGACGCCACCGACGAGGAGCTGTGGGAAGCCGTGCGCAAAGCCCGGGCCGATGAGTTTATCCCGCTGCTATCCGATGCCCAGGGCCGCACCGGTTTTGACGCTCATGTGGGCGAGCGCGGCGTCAAGCTGTCCGGCGGCCAGCGCCAGCGTATCGCCATTGCCCGCGTGCTGCTCAAGAACGCTCCGATCCTGATCATGGACGAGGCCACCTCGGCACTGGACTCCGAAGTCGAAGCCGCGATCCAGGAAAGCCTGGAAACCCTGATGCAAGGCAAAACCGTGATTGCCATCGCCCACCGCCTCTCCACCATTGCACGGATGGACCGTCTGGTGGTCCTGGAAAACGGCCGTATCGCTGAATCCGGAACCCACAGCGAGCTGCTCGCCAAAGGTGGCTTGTACTCGCGTTTGTGGCAACACCAGACCGGTGGTTTTGTCGGCATCGACTGA
- a CDS encoding DEAD/DEAH box helicase — protein MFSDFALHERLLKAVAELKFVEPTPVQAAAIPLALEGRDLRVTAQTGSGKTAAFVLPILNRLIGPAKIRVSIKALILLPTRELAQQTLKEVERFSQFTFIKSGLITGGEDFKVQAAMLRKVPDILIGTPGRLLEQLNAGNLDLKEVEVLVLDEADRMLDMGFSEDVQRLVDECPNRQQTMLFSATTGGSGLREMIGKVLNNPEHLQLNQVSQLNATTRQQIITADHNQHKEQIVNWLLANETYQKAIVFTNTRAMADRIYGRLVAQEYKAFVLHGEKDQKDRKLAIDRLKQGGVKILVATDVAARGLDVEGLDLVINFDMPRSGDEYVHRIGRTGRAGNDGLAISLICHGDWNLMSSIERYLKQSFERRTIKEVKGVYGGPKNVKASGKAVGVKKKKTDAKGVKKKSGAKAPTKRKIANRPKTDALSLVSKDGMAPLKRRKPEAPAAE, from the coding sequence GTGTTTTCCGATTTCGCCCTGCACGAACGCCTGCTTAAAGCTGTGGCCGAGCTTAAATTTGTCGAGCCTACGCCTGTGCAAGCAGCGGCCATCCCGCTCGCGCTCGAAGGGCGTGACCTGCGGGTTACAGCTCAAACCGGGAGTGGCAAAACCGCCGCTTTCGTACTGCCGATTCTGAATCGTCTGATTGGTCCTGCCAAAATCCGCGTCAGTATCAAAGCGTTGATTTTGCTGCCGACCCGCGAGCTGGCACAGCAAACGCTAAAAGAAGTTGAGCGTTTTTCGCAGTTCACGTTCATCAAGTCCGGTCTGATCACCGGCGGTGAGGACTTCAAGGTTCAGGCGGCCATGCTGCGCAAGGTGCCGGATATCCTGATCGGCACCCCTGGCCGTTTGCTCGAGCAACTGAATGCCGGCAACCTTGACTTGAAAGAAGTTGAAGTTCTGGTACTCGACGAAGCCGACCGCATGCTCGACATGGGTTTCTCCGAAGACGTGCAACGTCTGGTCGATGAGTGCCCGAACCGTCAGCAAACCATGCTGTTCTCGGCCACCACCGGTGGTTCGGGCCTGCGTGAGATGATCGGCAAGGTACTGAACAACCCTGAGCACTTGCAGCTCAACCAGGTCAGCCAGTTGAACGCCACCACGCGTCAGCAGATCATCACGGCAGACCACAACCAGCACAAAGAGCAAATTGTTAACTGGCTGCTGGCTAACGAGACTTATCAAAAAGCCATCGTTTTCACCAACACCCGTGCCATGGCTGACCGCATCTACGGTCGCCTGGTGGCTCAGGAGTACAAGGCGTTCGTCTTGCACGGTGAAAAAGACCAGAAAGACCGCAAGCTGGCCATCGATCGCCTGAAGCAGGGCGGCGTCAAGATTCTGGTGGCTACCGACGTGGCGGCCCGTGGTCTGGACGTTGAAGGCCTGGATCTGGTGATCAACTTCGATATGCCTCGCAGCGGCGACGAGTACGTTCACCGTATTGGTCGTACTGGCCGTGCGGGCAATGATGGCCTGGCGATCTCGCTGATCTGCCATGGTGACTGGAACCTGATGTCCAGCATTGAGCGCTACCTGAAGCAAAGCTTCGAGCGCCGTACCATCAAGGAAGTCAAAGGCGTCTACGGCGGCCCGAAAAACGTCAAGGCTTCGGGTAAGGCTGTTGGTGTGAAGAAGAAAAAGACCGACGCCAAGGGCGTCAAGAAGAAGTCGGGCGCCAAGGCACCGACCAAGCGCAAGATCGCCAACCGCCCGAAGACCGACGCTCTTTCGTTGGTCAGTAAGGACGGCATGGCGCCGCTCAAGCGCCGCAAGCCAGAAGCACCAGCGGCTGAGTAA
- the aqpZ gene encoding aquaporin Z, producing the protein MTLFKRSVTELLGTFWLVLGGCGSAVLAAAFPDVGIGLLGVALAFGLTVVTMAFAIGHISGCHLNPAVSFGLWVGGRFPAKELPAYIIAQILGGVIAAGLLYMIASGKPGFDLAASGLAANGYGDHSPGGYSMVSGLICEITMTAMFILIIMGATDKRVSAGHAPLAIGLALTLIHLISIPVTNTSVNPARSTGPALIVGGWALQQLWMFWLAPMLGAAIGALVYRWLGKEGS; encoded by the coding sequence ATGACCTTGTTCAAACGTTCCGTCACTGAGTTGCTGGGTACTTTCTGGTTGGTATTGGGCGGTTGCGGCAGTGCTGTGCTCGCAGCCGCGTTTCCTGATGTCGGCATCGGCCTGCTGGGGGTGGCTCTGGCATTTGGCTTGACCGTGGTGACCATGGCCTTTGCCATCGGCCATATAAGTGGTTGCCATCTCAACCCGGCCGTGTCTTTCGGCTTGTGGGTTGGTGGACGCTTTCCTGCAAAAGAACTGCCTGCCTACATCATTGCCCAGATCCTCGGCGGTGTGATTGCTGCCGGGCTCCTGTACATGATTGCCAGTGGCAAACCCGGCTTTGATCTGGCTGCCAGCGGGCTCGCAGCCAATGGCTATGGCGACCACTCACCCGGTGGCTACTCCATGGTGTCGGGGCTCATCTGTGAAATCACCATGACCGCCATGTTTATCCTGATCATCATGGGCGCCACTGACAAACGGGTATCCGCGGGGCACGCCCCTCTGGCCATCGGCCTGGCGCTGACGCTGATCCACCTGATTTCGATCCCGGTGACCAACACGTCGGTCAACCCGGCGCGCAGCACAGGCCCGGCGCTGATCGTAGGCGGCTGGGCGCTTCAGCAGTTATGGATGTTCTGGTTGGCGCCAATGCTGGGTGCGGCCATTGGCGCACTGGTCTATCGCTGGCTGGGCAAGGAAGGCAGCTAA
- a CDS encoding mechanosensitive ion channel family protein produces the protein MDTQALWSQIQDLWANLDQHPWVSAILGLIVLVGVALLAGHIARIIILRVTKMLGRQPALHWINDLREHKVFHRLAQLTPSLIVQFGRNLVPDMSDNGRHFLGNLALAITIFVLTRVISSLLDALLDIYSRTNYAKTRPIKGYIQLTKMLLYVFSAIIIVATLIDRSPMLLLSGLGAMSAVILLVYKDTLLSFVASVQLTSNDLLRVGDWIEMPQVGADGDVIDITLHTVKVQNFDKTIVSIPTWRLMSESFKNWRGMQQSGGRRIKRSLFIDASDVAFLTDEQEQRLEGVRLLSDYLHRKKAELKSWNEAQGNVAAMSANRRRMTNIGTFRAYALAYLKSHADIQPNMTCMVRQLQTTPQGVPLEVYCFTRTTVWDEYERIQGDIFDYLLSVLPEFGLSVYQQPSGNDLRKGLLTRIPIEE, from the coding sequence ATGGATACTCAAGCACTCTGGAGCCAAATCCAGGACCTGTGGGCCAATCTGGATCAACATCCCTGGGTTTCGGCCATACTGGGCCTGATCGTTCTCGTGGGCGTCGCCCTGCTGGCCGGTCATATCGCACGCATTATTATCCTGCGCGTGACCAAAATGCTCGGCCGCCAACCGGCCCTGCACTGGATCAATGATTTACGCGAACACAAGGTGTTCCATCGCCTGGCGCAACTGACTCCCTCGCTGATAGTGCAGTTCGGGCGCAATCTGGTGCCGGACATGAGCGACAACGGTCGCCACTTCCTTGGCAACCTGGCGCTGGCCATCACCATCTTCGTACTGACGCGGGTTATCAGTTCACTGCTGGACGCCTTGCTCGACATCTATTCGCGCACCAACTACGCCAAGACGCGCCCGATCAAGGGCTACATTCAGCTGACCAAAATGTTGCTGTATGTGTTCTCGGCCATCATCATTGTCGCGACCCTGATCGACCGCTCGCCAATGCTGCTGCTTTCCGGGCTGGGGGCAATGTCTGCGGTTATCCTGCTGGTCTACAAGGACACCCTGCTGTCGTTCGTGGCCAGCGTACAGTTGACCAGCAACGACTTGCTGCGGGTTGGTGACTGGATCGAAATGCCTCAGGTCGGGGCCGATGGTGATGTGATCGATATCACCCTGCATACCGTCAAGGTGCAGAATTTCGACAAGACCATTGTCTCGATACCCACCTGGCGCCTGATGTCCGAGTCGTTCAAGAACTGGCGCGGCATGCAGCAGTCCGGCGGCCGGCGGATCAAGCGCAGCCTGTTTATTGACGCAAGCGATGTTGCGTTCCTGACCGATGAGCAGGAGCAACGTCTGGAGGGAGTGCGCTTGCTGAGCGACTACCTGCATCGCAAGAAAGCCGAACTCAAAAGCTGGAATGAAGCCCAGGGCAACGTGGCAGCCATGTCAGCCAACCGTCGACGCATGACCAATATCGGTACTTTCCGCGCCTATGCCCTTGCCTATCTGAAAAGCCATGCCGATATCCAGCCGAACATGACCTGCATGGTGCGCCAACTGCAAACCACGCCTCAAGGCGTACCCCTGGAGGTGTACTGCTTTACCCGAACCACTGTGTGGGACGAATACGAACGCATTCAGGGCGATATCTTCGACTATCTGCTGTCAGTACTGCCCGAGTTCGGTTTAAGCGTGTACCAGCAACCAAGCGGCAATGACCTGCGCAAGGGGCTGTTGACCAGAATACCGATCGAAGAGTGA